The following proteins are encoded in a genomic region of Thermoplasmata archaeon:
- a CDS encoding hydantoinase/oxoprolinase family protein yields the protein MTLGLGLDTGGTYTDAAIINLDNNDVLYCTKSHTTREDLSIGLRNVMMKIPQEYLPKIGVVSLSSTLATNSVVEGKGCRVGLICIGNDYDNSVRSDFSIVISGGHDLHGNEAKPLDIDAATKFLEEIKGKVDGLSINSFLSVRNPDHENKIKALAKSILNVPVICGHELSSGLGFNERTSTSIMNARLIPIIDDLIKSVKKVMEELSIHAPLMIVRGDGSMMGEDIAKERPVETIISGPAASLIGAMVLTGQKNAIVMDMGGTTTDIGILRNGRPRLDPEGAIIGGKRTRVMAADIETSGIGGDSRILVNGPNMILSSLRVMPVCLASTEWEFVHDYYRRLTNIASRPSPPALGEDNIILDCEMFRTLRIPEEGRIITPTDMSLLELLKDHPYSLNEAGEILGIHPMNFNIYKLESLGYIQRIGVTPTDILHAEGTYSEFDAEASLAAVNYLADRMGSNTESFIKEAKDRIKYKLCLELMKVIYHEEGGHTISDVAQNMLKKAVFHEGNNDYSCSITIKQPIIGIGAPSGVYIKWVGEAFNTPVLIHEYSGVGNAIGAITSSISEVLEILIKPETIGATESKVEVFSKMGNVKYDSMEEALKHAEEDGRRYVQDAIDRSGAEDISISVETDRSTFKYGNSKDYGEDNPLVEIHMTIRAAGKPKQFR from the coding sequence ATGACACTGGGATTAGGCCTCGATACCGGGGGCACATACACAGATGCAGCCATAATTAATTTGGACAATAACGATGTCCTTTACTGCACTAAGTCTCACACAACTAGAGAGGATTTGAGTATCGGATTGCGCAATGTAATGATGAAAATCCCACAAGAGTATCTACCAAAGATTGGCGTCGTATCCCTCTCATCTACTCTAGCAACCAACTCAGTAGTGGAGGGAAAAGGATGCAGAGTAGGACTCATATGCATCGGCAATGATTACGACAATTCAGTTAGGTCTGACTTTTCCATAGTGATTTCTGGAGGCCATGACCTGCATGGAAATGAGGCGAAACCGCTTGACATCGATGCCGCTACAAAATTCCTGGAAGAGATCAAAGGGAAGGTAGATGGACTGTCAATCAACAGTTTCCTGTCAGTCCGCAATCCTGACCACGAGAACAAAATCAAGGCTTTGGCCAAGTCCATTCTGAATGTGCCTGTGATATGCGGACATGAATTATCTTCCGGACTCGGCTTTAACGAGAGGACGTCCACATCCATAATGAATGCGCGCCTCATCCCGATCATCGACGACCTCATCAAATCAGTTAAGAAAGTCATGGAAGAGCTGTCCATTCATGCCCCTCTGATGATAGTACGCGGAGACGGATCCATGATGGGCGAGGACATCGCAAAAGAACGTCCAGTGGAAACAATCATATCCGGACCAGCTGCGAGTCTTATAGGAGCTATGGTGCTGACCGGACAAAAGAACGCCATCGTTATGGATATGGGAGGAACTACGACAGACATCGGAATCCTTCGTAACGGAAGACCGCGCCTTGACCCCGAAGGTGCGATCATCGGTGGAAAACGCACGAGGGTGATGGCTGCTGACATCGAGACTTCTGGTATTGGAGGGGACAGCCGTATATTGGTGAACGGCCCGAATATGATACTTTCATCTCTGAGAGTAATGCCTGTGTGTCTTGCCAGCACCGAGTGGGAATTTGTTCACGATTACTACAGAAGATTAACGAATATCGCATCAAGGCCTTCCCCACCTGCGTTAGGCGAGGACAACATCATACTCGATTGCGAGATGTTCCGCACCCTCAGGATACCTGAGGAAGGCCGTATTATCACACCAACAGACATGAGTCTGCTGGAGCTTCTTAAAGATCATCCGTACAGCCTGAACGAGGCAGGCGAGATTCTGGGAATACATCCCATGAACTTCAACATATACAAACTCGAATCCCTCGGTTACATACAAAGGATAGGTGTAACGCCTACAGATATCCTCCATGCTGAGGGCACATATTCCGAATTCGATGCAGAAGCTTCTCTGGCCGCAGTAAACTATCTTGCAGACAGAATGGGATCGAACACCGAATCCTTCATCAAGGAAGCGAAGGACCGCATAAAATACAAACTATGCTTGGAACTGATGAAGGTCATCTACCATGAGGAAGGGGGGCACACCATCAGCGATGTGGCTCAAAATATGCTCAAGAAAGCAGTCTTCCATGAAGGTAACAATGACTACAGCTGCAGCATTACGATAAAACAACCGATCATAGGCATCGGTGCCCCGTCAGGAGTATACATCAAATGGGTGGGAGAGGCGTTCAATACCCCTGTTCTCATCCACGAATACTCCGGAGTAGGAAATGCAATCGGCGCCATTACTTCCTCCATCTCCGAAGTCCTGGAGATTCTGATAAAACCGGAAACAATCGGTGCTACCGAGAGCAAAGTAGAGGTATTCTCCAAGATGGGCAATGTAAAATACGATTCCATGGAGGAAGCCCTCAAGCATGCCGAAGAAGACGGACGCAGATATGTTCAGGACGCCATAGACAGAAGCGGTGCTGAAGACATTTCAATCAGCGTTGAAACTGATCGCAGCACGTTCAAGTACGGTAACTCGAAGGATTACGGAGAGGACAATCCTCTGGTCGAAATCCACATGACGATAAGGGCTGCGGGTAAGCCCAAGCAATTCAGGTGA
- a CDS encoding methionine synthase I, cobalamin-binding domain protein has translation MSKEEIYQALADSVVNLKIKDAAPLAQQALDEGLDPVEAINEGLVKGMSIVGDKFAEHKMFLPQVLVASKVLYAGLDILIPAIPAGALDNAKRAGTAVMEGDVHDIGKNIVKTMLTAGGFLVTDMGKDIAPSLIVDKVKEEKLEILCLSTLMTPTMDGMKSTMDLMKESGLKEGCIVTIGGPPTSPQFAETIGADHRDINAQDCVAYLKG, from the coding sequence ATGAGCAAGGAGGAAATCTATCAGGCCTTAGCCGACTCTGTAGTGAACTTGAAGATCAAGGACGCTGCACCGTTAGCGCAACAAGCGCTCGACGAAGGTCTCGACCCCGTAGAAGCAATAAATGAAGGACTCGTTAAAGGAATGTCTATTGTTGGAGACAAATTCGCAGAACACAAGATGTTCCTTCCTCAGGTCCTGGTAGCTTCCAAGGTACTGTATGCAGGATTGGACATTCTTATTCCTGCAATTCCCGCAGGGGCTTTGGACAACGCAAAGAGAGCAGGCACAGCAGTCATGGAAGGAGACGTCCATGACATCGGTAAAAACATCGTTAAGACCATGTTGACGGCAGGAGGATTCCTCGTCACTGACATGGGTAAGGATATCGCACCTAGTCTGATCGTAGACAAGGTGAAAGAGGAGAAGCTCGAGATTCTCTGTCTCTCAACGCTCATGACCCCCACCATGGATGGAATGAAATCAACCATGGATCTCATGAAGGAATCCGGCCTCAAAGAAGGATGCATTGTCACAATTGGCGGACCACCGACTTCACCTCAGTTTGCCGAGACCATTGGAGCAGACCACCGTGACATCAACGCTCAGGACTGCGTTGCATACCTCAAGGGGTGA
- a CDS encoding leucine-rich repeat domain-containing protein, whose product MRKTGNVGKTSNSANSKKLALVLMAAAFMLCGTYIVAVGAESTDAVIHDGDIGIHDGDTGIIHTTWNSGNCVVTYDSQWMQKDSAGLVQIGDGILKVSGNGPMEDYHHVDHTDCSTTPWIDRAAWASPYYGCNKLIIEEGVTHIGSFAFFCLRFSEVVLPSTLTSIGNSAFERTELKSIVIPDTVTKMGDEIFKDCTQLTSVKLPNGIKELGLDVFYGAPIPEIELPSSIRALNGTFSNSGIKSIVIPDGVTKIASRTFSSCSDLKTVVLPDSVTEIEEWSFDSSGITEIKLDNIKSIGNGAFKGCESLKCVILPEGLESLGSSAFENCTSLEYAYIPDNFKEIPGCLFRECKSLKTIVLPASIESIEGHAFAGTPLEYVNIPDSVKSIGACAFSSNSLTSVVIPASVKSIDTMAFTSETLKYISIEGTDVDLGFFTFLCANLETFNAPAINDPQIASKYMGSFTSMTFYESDKTTKVEPVTAGAIGGYTWTSIGAPEKGSVYKIPDPKPETLTYTWMNYDGTILQKTTGVPLNEWPSYEGEDPVNKFGLTFCGWNSVEDRYGNVFLLATYQVGDVTDVGGDDGMDGEDDSPADDTPKTIATVIVLAVTAIFIAAVARKG is encoded by the coding sequence ATGAGAAAGACAGGAAATGTCGGAAAGACATCTAACTCCGCGAATTCGAAGAAGCTGGCCCTGGTGCTGATGGCTGCTGCGTTCATGCTGTGCGGTACATATATCGTCGCGGTCGGAGCGGAATCAACGGATGCTGTAATACACGACGGGGATATAGGAATACACGACGGGGATACAGGAATAATCCACACTACCTGGAATTCAGGAAATTGTGTGGTCACGTATGATAGCCAATGGATGCAGAAAGACTCTGCAGGATTGGTCCAGATAGGCGATGGTATCCTAAAGGTCAGCGGAAATGGCCCCATGGAGGACTATCACCATGTAGACCACACCGATTGCTCCACCACCCCGTGGATAGATAGGGCCGCATGGGCTTCCCCGTACTACGGATGCAATAAGCTGATCATAGAGGAAGGCGTGACCCATATCGGATCCTTCGCATTCTTCTGCTTGAGATTCTCTGAAGTTGTGCTTCCCAGCACCCTGACCAGTATCGGAAACAGCGCATTCGAAAGAACCGAACTCAAATCCATAGTCATCCCAGACACTGTCACCAAGATGGGAGACGAGATCTTCAAGGACTGCACCCAATTGACTTCCGTCAAACTGCCGAACGGCATAAAGGAACTTGGACTAGATGTGTTCTACGGCGCACCCATCCCAGAGATCGAACTTCCAAGCTCGATAAGGGCTTTGAACGGAACGTTCTCGAACTCAGGTATAAAGTCGATAGTGATACCGGATGGCGTCACGAAGATTGCTTCGAGAACATTCTCAAGCTGCAGTGATCTGAAGACAGTCGTTCTCCCTGATTCCGTCACGGAGATTGAAGAGTGGTCATTCGACAGCAGCGGAATCACCGAAATAAAGCTGGACAACATAAAGTCCATAGGAAATGGTGCCTTCAAAGGATGCGAATCTTTGAAATGCGTCATACTCCCTGAAGGTCTGGAATCGTTAGGAAGCAGCGCTTTTGAAAATTGTACATCTCTCGAATATGCATATATCCCCGATAACTTCAAAGAGATTCCGGGATGCTTGTTTAGAGAATGTAAATCGTTGAAAACGATAGTCCTGCCCGCTTCCATTGAATCGATAGAGGGTCATGCCTTCGCCGGTACTCCGTTAGAATACGTCAATATCCCCGATTCCGTCAAATCCATAGGCGCGTGTGCATTCAGCTCGAACAGCCTGACGTCAGTGGTCATACCGGCTTCCGTCAAATCCATAGACACGATGGCATTCACATCCGAAACCCTGAAATACATCTCTATCGAAGGGACTGATGTCGACCTCGGTTTCTTTACCTTCCTATGCGCAAACCTGGAAACATTCAACGCACCTGCGATCAACGACCCGCAAATAGCCTCAAAGTACATGGGCTCATTCACCTCGATGACGTTCTACGAAAGCGATAAGACGACAAAGGTTGAACCAGTGACTGCGGGTGCCATCGGCGGATACACATGGACTTCCATTGGAGCGCCGGAGAAGGGCAGCGTGTACAAGATCCCGGATCCGAAACCGGAAACGCTCACCTACACGTGGATGAACTACGACGGTACAATACTTCAGAAGACCACAGGAGTACCCCTGAACGAATGGCCTTCGTATGAGGGAGAAGACCCTGTGAACAAATTCGGACTCACGTTCTGCGGCTGGAACTCGGTGGAGGACAGATACGGCAACGTGTTCCTTTTGGCTACATACCAGGTGGGAGATGTCACCGATGTCGGCGGAGACGACGGCATGGACGGCGAGGATGACTCTCCTGCTGACGACACTCCGAAGACAATCGCCACAGTGATCGTTCTTGCTGTAACGGCTATTTTCATCGCAGCCGTTGCACGCAAAGGTTGA
- a CDS encoding MFS transporter, giving the protein MSGEILTYENIDPQVRKKIMYGIALAMLVACFDGSITATCGPEIGNSFNNTSLLPWLTMGYLLFETIMIPISGKLSDLYGRKKLLMIGLIFFLLSSIVATIGISMEIMVCARAIQGMAGGIIIPVSAAVIADLYAPEERGKMQGALGALFGIGLGIGPLIGGALATMSIAGIPGWHFAFAINIPILLATIIMCKEEFPMPANLQAKPEIDFKGIGLITLLLIVFIIYFQMFGTAFDVVSIESLVMIFVMVGLIILLSRVESKAAEPIIAPHVLKNPTVRSASLLLFLLGFSMIGDELFTSMFLQKVEGYSAINAGLFMLCMIIGMAITSAIAGSKVEKTGYKPWIFAGPVLMALGMMGMSFITEFSVPQLAISEFVFGLGVGCLMASLMACVQNSCVDSEVGMTTSVVSLFRNIGSTIGSSVYTMLVAVGVSYYSIQEGITQWANEGVGILEHLGGLFDEQIKFVFTNSVADAFAVGTIILIAAAIIGYRFKIVHMSKTKEIIDIESKE; this is encoded by the coding sequence ATGTCGGGAGAAATTCTAACTTACGAGAATATCGACCCGCAGGTTCGTAAAAAGATCATGTATGGAATCGCACTCGCTATGCTTGTAGCGTGCTTCGACGGTTCCATAACGGCAACATGCGGTCCTGAGATCGGTAACTCGTTCAACAATACAAGCCTTCTACCGTGGCTTACGATGGGCTATCTGCTCTTCGAGACCATCATGATCCCGATCTCAGGTAAGCTCTCCGATCTCTACGGAAGAAAGAAGCTGCTGATGATCGGACTCATATTCTTCCTTCTGAGTTCCATCGTTGCTACCATCGGTATCAGCATGGAGATCATGGTCTGCGCCCGTGCCATCCAAGGTATGGCCGGAGGTATCATAATTCCAGTTTCCGCCGCTGTCATTGCGGACCTGTATGCCCCTGAGGAGAGGGGGAAGATGCAGGGTGCCCTCGGTGCACTGTTTGGTATCGGATTGGGTATCGGCCCTCTGATCGGAGGAGCGCTCGCAACCATGAGCATCGCAGGCATCCCTGGATGGCATTTCGCATTCGCGATCAACATCCCCATCCTTCTGGCAACAATTATAATGTGTAAGGAGGAGTTCCCAATGCCTGCCAATCTGCAGGCTAAGCCTGAGATAGACTTCAAAGGAATCGGTCTGATCACCTTGCTTCTGATCGTCTTCATCATCTACTTCCAGATGTTCGGAACGGCATTCGATGTCGTCAGTATTGAGTCGCTCGTGATGATCTTCGTCATGGTCGGACTCATCATCCTTCTCAGCAGAGTAGAATCCAAGGCCGCCGAACCCATCATCGCACCCCATGTGCTGAAGAACCCCACCGTCAGGTCGGCATCCTTGTTGCTGTTCCTGCTCGGATTCTCGATGATCGGTGACGAACTGTTCACATCGATGTTCCTGCAGAAGGTCGAAGGATACAGCGCCATCAACGCCGGACTTTTCATGCTGTGCATGATCATCGGTATGGCCATCACTTCAGCCATCGCTGGAAGCAAGGTCGAGAAGACAGGATATAAACCTTGGATCTTCGCAGGACCGGTCCTGATGGCCCTCGGAATGATGGGAATGTCTTTCATCACCGAATTCTCCGTACCTCAGTTGGCGATTTCGGAGTTCGTATTCGGTCTCGGCGTTGGATGTCTCATGGCATCGCTGATGGCCTGTGTGCAGAACAGCTGTGTGGATTCCGAAGTGGGAATGACCACCTCTGTCGTATCACTGTTCAGGAACATCGGTTCGACTATCGGTTCGAGCGTGTACACGATGTTGGTTGCCGTTGGTGTCAGTTACTACTCCATACAGGAGGGGATTACCCAATGGGCGAACGAAGGGGTAGGTATCTTGGAGCATCTGGGCGGATTGTTCGACGAACAAATCAAGTTCGTCTTCACCAATTCCGTAGCGGATGCTTTCGCCGTCGGTACCATAATCCTTATCGCGGCTGCAATAATCGGATATCGTTTCAAGATCGTCCACATGAGCAAGACCAAGGAGATCATCGATATCGAGAGCAAGGAATGA
- a CDS encoding transposase, translating into MMEDTKEAMEELTFILLYLTCFKEKYGGYSSWKGYDFPTLDRLEEKGLIMQGRNKHRCKSVYIPEESVAKARELLLKYGISDRE; encoded by the coding sequence ATCATGGAGGATACCAAAGAAGCGATGGAGGAACTCACTTTCATCTTGTTGTACCTGACATGTTTCAAGGAGAAATACGGTGGATACAGCAGTTGGAAGGGGTATGATTTCCCGACGCTGGACCGGTTGGAAGAGAAGGGTCTGATCATGCAAGGTAGGAACAAACACCGTTGCAAATCAGTATACATCCCTGAGGAGTCTGTGGCCAAAGCAAGAGAATTGCTCCTGAAGTACGGGATATCAGATCGGGAATGA
- a CDS encoding site-specific integrase — MSKGVHTSDSCIAEFLDEKFMNAKPYTRDKCRWSLQRTRDYLENADRCSEPRKITPDDIKFLMNGPWKDKTVSYQKSEYSYLKRYLKHYNNDAAAKSGVQFAQDMRVNVDWLDEVQYQQLLDFPKTPLQEIIIHLELCMGLRSVECVRLTLDDVHDTGTRPYLNVRGKGRGNGKYRTISFHKDTRAVIERWMKERDQMVRDIMAYNPSWKDPGTLLIYKLYKNKPRGGAYTEHSGAIDELVLDPIRDVLGFHFANHTLRRTFGRRLYHAEVPIETISKILGHESTIETLKYIGICLDDMDDAMVKFAQYDRKQRLTGGVY; from the coding sequence ATGTCAAAAGGAGTACACACATCGGACAGCTGTATAGCGGAATTCCTCGATGAGAAATTCATGAATGCCAAACCTTACACTCGTGACAAATGCAGATGGAGCCTTCAGCGCACGAGGGACTACCTCGAGAACGCGGACCGCTGCTCCGAGCCCCGCAAGATCACGCCCGACGACATCAAATTCCTGATGAACGGGCCCTGGAAGGACAAGACCGTCTCCTACCAGAAGAGCGAGTACAGCTACCTCAAGAGGTACCTCAAGCACTACAACAACGACGCCGCCGCGAAATCCGGAGTGCAGTTCGCCCAGGACATGAGGGTGAACGTCGACTGGCTGGATGAGGTGCAGTACCAACAGCTCCTCGATTTCCCCAAGACCCCTCTGCAGGAGATCATCATCCACCTGGAGCTCTGCATGGGTCTCAGGAGCGTCGAATGCGTCAGGCTGACCTTGGACGACGTGCACGACACCGGAACGAGGCCCTACCTCAACGTACGCGGCAAGGGACGCGGGAACGGGAAGTACAGGACCATCAGCTTCCACAAGGACACCAGGGCCGTCATCGAGAGATGGATGAAGGAGAGGGATCAGATGGTCAGGGACATCATGGCCTACAACCCTTCATGGAAGGATCCGGGAACGCTGCTCATCTACAAGCTCTACAAGAACAAGCCCAGGGGCGGAGCGTACACCGAGCACTCGGGCGCAATCGACGAACTCGTGCTCGACCCGATACGCGATGTGCTCGGCTTCCACTTCGCCAACCACACCCTCAGGAGGACCTTCGGAAGGAGGCTCTACCATGCGGAGGTTCCCATCGAGACCATCTCCAAGATCCTCGGCCACGAGTCGACAATCGAGACCCTGAAGTACATCGGGATCTGCCTCGACGACATGGACGATGCCATGGTGAAATTTGCACAGTATGACCGTAAACAGAGGCTTACAGGGGGTGTCTACTAA
- a CDS encoding winged helix-turn-helix transcriptional regulator: MGMDIENIDTEWKESWSDKYLKTIAAFHNTHTGRLVIGRRDDGEYIGVQDIKGTTKSISDSIRNKLHIVSETRAEVIEGKECIIIDVPKGDKLVDYDGRFYMRVGNTTQQIEGDELKTILLKENGLEWLDQSTKLSLDDISPEAVSFFISRGKRSERIPDEVDDSDIESVLKRYGLIRDGEITLSGAFLFGKNPHDLDRGAFLKIGQFGPNREFYRDKIIYMPFILIPDKVQELLDESFAPPKQGFEDGSFAAVAMYDYPKDAVRELIVNALVHKDYHYHEPVTVSVYPDRLEVFNFGKLPEGVTESNLKGKHPSIRRNTSLSEVFFAAGYVENWAMGIQRIMDACKANGNPEPMFEEAFGGVTATLRIRSDKKKPAEPISSDNGLDEKDRAIIQCILQNSSSSKQEISDITSIPLSTVKYRVSKLTAAGFVRREGSNKKGFWVVDKDKL; this comes from the coding sequence ATGGGAATGGACATCGAGAATATCGACACCGAATGGAAGGAGTCCTGGTCTGACAAGTATCTCAAGACCATCGCCGCCTTCCATAACACTCATACCGGCCGCTTGGTCATAGGCAGGAGGGATGACGGCGAATACATAGGCGTCCAAGACATCAAAGGCACCACCAAGTCGATCTCCGATTCCATTCGTAACAAGCTGCATATCGTATCCGAAACACGTGCCGAGGTCATCGAGGGCAAGGAATGCATCATAATCGATGTCCCTAAAGGCGATAAGCTGGTGGATTACGACGGCAGATTCTATATGCGTGTCGGCAACACCACCCAGCAGATCGAGGGCGATGAGCTCAAGACCATCCTTCTGAAAGAGAACGGCCTCGAATGGCTCGACCAGTCCACCAAACTATCCCTTGATGACATATCTCCTGAGGCGGTATCGTTCTTCATCTCCAGGGGAAAGAGGTCCGAACGCATACCGGACGAGGTCGACGATAGCGATATAGAATCGGTTCTCAAGAGGTACGGCCTCATCAGGGATGGCGAGATCACCCTGTCCGGTGCGTTCCTATTCGGCAAGAACCCTCATGATCTGGACAGAGGAGCCTTCCTGAAGATAGGCCAGTTCGGTCCGAATCGTGAATTCTACAGGGACAAGATCATCTACATGCCGTTCATCCTCATCCCGGACAAGGTCCAGGAACTCCTCGATGAATCGTTCGCCCCTCCGAAGCAGGGTTTCGAGGACGGCAGCTTCGCCGCTGTCGCCATGTACGACTACCCCAAGGATGCTGTCAGGGAGCTGATCGTCAACGCCCTGGTGCACAAGGACTACCACTACCATGAGCCTGTCACCGTATCCGTATATCCTGACAGGTTGGAGGTGTTCAACTTCGGCAAACTTCCTGAGGGCGTCACCGAATCCAACCTCAAAGGGAAGCATCCCTCCATCAGGCGCAACACCAGTCTCTCGGAGGTGTTCTTCGCGGCAGGCTACGTCGAGAACTGGGCCATGGGAATCCAGCGCATCATGGATGCGTGCAAGGCCAACGGGAATCCCGAGCCGATGTTCGAAGAGGCGTTCGGCGGTGTGACGGCCACACTCAGGATCAGATCCGATAAGAAGAAGCCTGCAGAACCCATCTCTTCCGATAATGGTCTTGACGAGAAGGACAGGGCCATAATCCAATGCATCTTGCAGAACAGCTCTTCCAGTAAGCAGGAGATATCAGATATCACTTCGATACCTCTCAGCACCGTAAAATATCGTGTATCGAAATTAACGGCAGCGGGATTTGTTAGAAGGGAAGGAAGCAACAAAAAAGGATTCTGGGTAGTCGATAAGGATAAGCTCTGA